The segment ACAGTGAGCTGCCTTTAACCGATACACATGCTACAGTGAGCTGCCTTTAACCGATACACATGCTACAGTGAGCTGCCTTTAACCGATACACATGCTACAGTGAGCTGCCTTTAACAGATACACATGCTACAGTGAGCTGCCTTTAACAGATACACATGCTACAGTGAGCTGCCTTTAACAGATACACATGCTACAGTGAGCTGCCTTTAACAGATACACATGCTACAGTGAGCTGCCTTTAACCGATACACATGCTACAGTGAGCTGCCTTTAACAGATACACATGCTACAGTGAGCTGCCTTTAACCGATACACATGCTACAGTGAGCTGCCTTTAACCGATACACATGCTACAGTGAGCTGCCTTTAACAGATACACATGCTACAGTGAGCTGCCTTTAACAGATACACATGCTACAGTGAGCTGCCTTTAACCGATACACATGCTACAGTGAGCTGCCTTTAACAGATACACATGCTACAGTGAGCTGCCTTTAACAGATACACATGCTACAGTGAGCTGCCTTTAACAGATACACATGCTACAGTGAGCTGCCTTTAACAGATACACATGCTACAGTGAGCTGCCTTTAACAGATACACATGCTACAGTGAGCTGCCTTTAACAGATACACATGCTACAGTGAGCTGCCTTTAACAGATACACATGCTACAGTGAGCTGCCTTTAACAGATACACATGCTACAGTGAGCTGCCTTTAACAGATACACATGCTACAGTGAATTTATCTGTGTTGACCATATGTCACCTTCCATTATATGTTTCTGACATTTTCTGACTTGATCAGTAAATAATTGCATTTATGCACCTGtagcaagataggagaaaggaagaggcacacacaagataggagaaaggaagaggcacacacaagataggagaaaggaagaggcacacacaagataggagaaaggaagagccACACACATTGTAGTGGAatcactacaatttgtgtgcctcttcctttctcctatcttgctattactttggatccagatttgggacgccaggatcaacggaaggtgagcatcaaatgtaaactccttgaaaaactttttctttaaagCAGTGGTGTGCCACCTATAATCTCGTTTGGTATATAATAAAGGTGCATAAATACAATCTGTACTACTGATACCGCAGAGCTACTGTGACCGTAGGTGGGGAAAGGTAATCTTCTGACTACGGAATTACTGTAGTAAATCAATCAGATTATCCTTGCTTTCCTCTCCTCCGCTCCCATATGGGgattttaaacaatttttaacCATTTAGTGTAATATGATtgatgtattaaaacttttttgttttttcgtcGTTTTTCCAACCCTGACAGGGATCTGTGTAAATACATTCCACTCTTGGTAACATGGATTATACCATTACCTAGGTAATGAGTGCAGATTAGTGGGGTCTTTTCTCAAATCTCTTTGGAGTACTCTTGGCTCTATGTATATGTTATACCCTATTTGCACCTACCTTTCTTTTAGGACTTTGTGAATATATATAGGTGAGCAGTTCAATTTTTTCATTCATGATCAGAGGCAAAGCATTGTCATTTATTGTCCAGTGTCATTTCACATAACTTTCAGCTATGTATGTCCGGAAACTACTATGACTAAATTTGTTAAGTAGGAAACACTTTTAACAATGTTAGAAacacgttcccccccccccccccaaaaacaaaACTTGATCGTTAATTCACTCTTTTCAAACACGGTGTTTGCTGCGGTCACCAAATGGTCCTGTAACACACAGCCATAAATGACATTACAGCAGGTGGCTGCTGGACCTGGCAGTACATGGGGAAACCGTGAAGTCCATTACTTGGGATGATTTTGTTCTGCATTATTCTATTGATTGTACGTGATCAGATTAGTGTGCAACTGGGACGTAGCTGCCTAAATGGCTGGAAAATTGTCCTGGTCTGTTTAACACCTTTGCTGCTGGAGTGCCCTGCAATGCATTAACTGATTGTCATTTGTGTTGTCTCAGCTCTGAGTATTTTGTGAATGATCCCCCACGGGCGACACTGAACAATCTGGAGAAACTAGGCTATCGTGTAGTGAGCATGACAGGGGTTGGTCAGACTCTGGTGTGGTGTCTACACAAGGAATAGAAGCATTGAACTTCGTGCAAGAAAATCGAAGGGACTTCCTTGTAAACAATGTCCCTTAATCGCCCTGAAATCATCTCCAACGTTCCACCGTGAAAAGGAGGCAAACCGGATGAAGGGAACTTATCTAGTGAGGGGACTTAACCACATTTTATATGAAGGAATCTTTGCTAAACTATCTGTAAGCAACAATCTTACCGGGGGTCTTTGGttaaaacttatttttttttaatggaaccgCTCCAGGTGGCAATCCTGGATCTGTGGTCCCCTGATGCTACACCCCCTGGTGTGTGAGATCTGTATTGTATGTGCTGGTTTTGacaaactacaaatatggccTCGGGGTGATCTCCCTGATGCTGCCGCTTTTCTATAGAGCTGACCCTCTGGCCATTTTTTTGCTCTTCCATTTTGCCCAGTGGACCTGAGCTTGCTACTCCTGAACCAAATGAACCACTGATTAGCTCTGGGGTACCCCAACCCTCGAGTTCAGATTCCCCCTGTAGGATGTATAAGGGTCAGGACCAACATGTACTAATGCCAGTGATctgtttaaggggtcacatctggataatttattgctttttttttttttttttagacacaaatctgacacctataccAATTATTGTATCACTTTGTACACCGGGTGAGCCGctacttgggaggggtttgatttcctgctAGTGTTTGCACAGGACCCCCCCCCAAGCTTTCTGAAAAATACGAGCAATATGAGGCTCCCAGAAAATAAAACCTGGAATAAATTTCCACAAAAATCAATCAGTTTCTTTGCAGGAAACAGATTACATGTGAACAGTTTatttaaaagggaaaaaaaaaaaaaagaccaaagTTCATGaagtctgtctctttctccctccctcatgTGGCAGGAGGTTTCTGGGAGAGAGTCCACACACTGCTTCAGCGTAAGACAGCCGCTGCTATCCACGTACTACGCCCATTACACTGGAAATGTAGATTTAAAGTGAAGATCTGCATGTGAATTAGATACAGTGCTGAAAATGTATACCTGCCCATGCTCAGCTCATAGGCCATAATAT is part of the Ascaphus truei isolate aAscTru1 chromosome 9, aAscTru1.hap1, whole genome shotgun sequence genome and harbors:
- the GCHFR gene encoding GTP cyclohydrolase 1 feedback regulatory protein isoform X2 — its product is MSSEVPSQFQEIGPTIVGDEFSDPELMQQLGAIKRTVLGNNFSEYFVNDPPRATLNNLEKLGYRVVSMTGVGQTLVWCLHKE